GCCGGGGCGGTGCAGAAAGCGCGCGGCGGGTCGTTCCGCGACGGCTTCGCGCGCGGGGCGGCGGGCGGGGCGGGGGTGTTCGCGGGAAAGCGGATCGCAGCGGCGCGCTGGGCCGGCGCGGGGCTGGTGGGGCGGCAGGTGGCGTCAGTCGGCTCGTCGGTGGTGTGGAACGCGGGGCAGGGACGGCGCTCGTTCGAGGAGGTGGCGCTCCCGCTGGGGCCGGTTCGCTTCTACGTGCGCCCGCTCGGCGGCGGGCCGCGCGTGCGGGCCCGGGTGGACGCGCTGGCGCTGGCGAGCACCGTGTACGCCGTCGCGCGCCCCGAGCTGGAGTGGAACCCCGGGCACAGCCTGTCAGCCGGGACGATGGTGTTCGATGCGCCCTCGCACGAGCTGGTCGTGGACGGCGGGCCGGTGGCGGGGCTCGCGTATCCCGGGACGATCTTCCTGGGCGTCACCCGCTTCTCCGATCCGGGGGAGACCGTCACGACCTTTGCGCACGAGCGCGTGCACAACCTGCAGGCGGACCAGCTCTACTTCGCCGCGGGGCGGCCGCTGCAGGAGTGGGCGGCGGAGCACAGTCCCCTCGCGCGCACGCTGAGCCGCTGGTTCGACGTGGACCTGTCCGTCTTCGGGATCGCGGGGCTCGCCACCATCATCCACGAGCACGATCGCCGCCCGTGGGAGATGGAAGCTTCCGCGCTGGCCGAGCCATGAAGCGCGTTCTCGTTGCTGCGCTGATTCTGCTGGCGGGGTGCGTCGATTTCGTGGACGTGACCTCGCCGGAGTACGCGGTCGTGGGGCGCACGGGGGCGAGCGTGGACCTGGATCTGGTGCAGCCGGTGGAGGGCGCGGATTCGTTGGGCGTAAACGGGTGGATCGGCGTTCAGGCGACGCATATCCAGTTCGTGGACGATTCGCTGCGGGTGCTGGGGCAGGCGCTGCGCCCCAGGCCGCGCGCGCAGGGGACCGGCCGGACCTACGACAGCACGCTGGTGGTGGCGCCGGGCGCGCTCGGCGCGGGGGTGGTTGGGGTGACGCTCCCCGTGGTGAAGGGGGTGGAGTTCTTTCCGGCGGCGTTCCGGGCGCCGGTCTGGACCCGGAGCGGCCCCGCGAAGCTGACCGTCGCCCGGGGCACGGACCTGGTGCTTCCGTTTTCGCAGGGGGCATCCTCCGCCGAGCTGGGCCCGGCATTCTACGAGTTCTGGCGGCTGGATCTCACGCGCGGGGCGCAGAGGCTGAACATCAGCAGCTCCGGGCCGCTCCCCGCCCGCATCGTGGTCCCCGCCGCCTCGGTGCCCCCGGACAGCTCGAACGTCCTCGACGTGGAGGTAACGGCGAACCGCGGTTTTCAGGTGGATTCCAGGGGCGATTCGTCGTTCGTCAGCGTCTTCACCCGCTCGGTCGTGCGCTGGTCGGTGGAGATTACGCCGTAGCCCGCTTCGTCCGCTCCACGCCGGGCCCGCTCTCCTGTCGAGGGGAGCGGGCCCGCTTCGTTCTCGCCCGCCCTTTCGCCGCTGGCCGGGGGGCGGTAGCCTTTCCGGCGATGCCGCCGCGCGGGAGAAGGCGCGGCTCCGGGGGTGGACGGCAACGGGAGATGGAGATGTTCCGCGACGACCTGCTGGCGGAGAAGGTGGTGCTGGTGACGGGGGGCGGCTCCGGGCTGGGGCTCTCGATGGCGAAGCGCTTCGCGTCGCTGGGCGCGCGGGTGGCGATCACGGGGCGCAGCGAGGAGCGGCTCCAGGGTGCCGCCGGGGAGATCGATCCCACCGGCGAGCGCGTCTTCGGCGTGCCGTGCGACGTCCGCGACTTCGCGCAGGTGGAGGCGATGGTGGGCGCGGTCGTGGGGAAGTGGGGCGGGATCGACGTCCTGGTGAACAACGCGGCCGGCAACTTCCTCTCCGCCACCGAGGACCTCTCCCCCAACGGCTTCCACGCGGTGGTGGGGACGGTGCTGTACGGGACCTTTCACGCCACGCTGGCGGTGGGGCGCGCCATGATCGAGCGCGGAAAGGGCGGCAGCATCCTCAACATCGCCACGACGTACGCCTGGACGGGCTCGGCGTTCGTGGTGCCAGGGGCGGCGGCCAAGGCGGGGGTGCTGGCGATGACGCGCTCGCTGGCCGTGGAGTGGGCCACCTACGGGATCCGCTCCAACGCCATCGCCCCCGGCCCCTTTCCCACCGAGGGCGCGTGGAAGGCGCTGATGCCCACTCCCGAGCTGGAGGCCGAGGCGCGCAATCGCATCCCCATGAAGCGCTTCGGCGAGCACGAGGAGCTCACCAACCTCGCCGCGTTCCTGGTTTCCGATGCGTCGCCGTACATCAACGGCGAGTGCGTGACCATCGACGGCGGCGAGTGGCTGGCGTCGGGCGGCGAGTTCAACGGGTTCACGCGCATGCCCCGCGAGGCGGTCAAGGGCGCGCTGCGCGGCATGCGGAAAGGATAACTGCCGTCTCACGCAGAGCCACAGAGGAGACAGCAAGAACCGCGAAGGGGTTTCTCCGCGGCTTGCGGTTCCCTCTGTGTTCTCTGTGTGAGGCTTCTTCCACGAAACTGATTATGAATGCCGCGCTGCTTGCCATCGGCGACGAGATCGTCGCGGGGCTGACGACGGATACGAACTCCGGGTTCCTGGCCGGCGAGCTGCGCGCGGCGGGCGTGGAGCCAGTCGCCGGGTTCGCGGTTACGGACGATGAAGACGCCATCGTCCGCGCCCTGGAGCGCGCGCTTGAGGAGGCGGAGATCGTCGTGTGCACGGGCGGGCTTGGGCCCACGGCGGACGACCTCACCACCGCGTGCGTGGCGCGGCTGGCGGGCGTGCCGATGGTGATGCACGAGGAGTCGCTGGCGCACATCGAGGGAATCTTTCGCGCCCGCGGCATCGAGATGCCCGCCAACAACCGCAAGCAGGCGCTGATCCCGGAGGGCGCCACCGTCATCCCTAACCCCACCGGCACCGCGCCCGGCATCATCTGCCCCGTGGAGCGCGGCGGCGTGACGCGCTTCGTCGCATGCCTCCCCGGCGTGCCGCGCGAGATGCGGCGCATGGCGCGGGAGACGCTGATCCCCTGGGCCGCGGCGCGCAACCCGGGGCGGCGCTTCGTGTCGCGCGTCTTCAGCACTTTCGGGCTGGCGGAGAGCAAGCTGGACGAGCTGCTGGTGGGCGTGGTCGATCCCGCGGAGGCGCGCCTCGCCTTCCGCGCCGCCTTCCCGCGCGTGCAGGCCCGCATCACCGTGAGTGGCGCGCCCGGCGACGACCTCGAAAGACGCCTGGACGCGCTGGAGGCCCGCGTGCGCGAGCGGCTCGGCACGCACGTCTACGCCATCGGCGACGAGGGGATGGAGGAGACCGTCGGCAAGCTGCTGAAGGAGCGCGGGATGACGCTGGCCGTCGCGGAGTCCTGCACCGGCGGGCTGATCGGGCACCGCATCACCGACGTCCCCGGAAGCTCGGCGTACTTCCTCCTCGGCGTAGCCACGTACTCCAACGATGCCAAGGAGTGCGTCCTGGGCGTGCGCGCCGACACCCTGCGCGAGCACGGCGCCGTCAGCACCCAAACGGCGGAGGAGATGGCGGAGGGCGTGCGCCGCCTGGCCGGGGCGGACCTGGGCGTATCCACCACCGGCATCGCGGGCCCGGGCGGCGGCACCGACGAGAAGCCGGTCGGCACCGTCTGCATCGCGGTGGCGTGGGCGGGCGGCGTCTGGTCGCGCCGCTACGACGTGGGCGACCGCGGGCGCGAGTGGGTCAAGGGGATGACGGCCCAGATCGCCCTCGACCGCGTCCGCCGCCACCTCCTCGGCCAGACCGAAGAGACCCTCAGCGCCGCAGCCGGAGGGGTGCGCCCGCGATGAAGACGGACCGCTCCCTCACACGTCTGAGTAAGTGGATGAGCCTCGTGCTCCGCCACGAACCGGCGAAGTTCAGCGTGGAGCTGGACGAAGCCGGGTGGACGCGTGTTGACGGCCTCCTCGCCGCCGCCGCGCGCGCGGGCGTGCCGCTCGACGACGCCACCCTGCGCCGCGTGGTGGCCGAGAACGACAAGCAGCGCTTCGCCCTCAGCGACGACGGCGCCATGATCCGCGCCAGCCAGGGCCACTCGGTGGATGTGGAGCTCGGGCTGGAGCCGGTGGAGCCGCCGCCCGTCCTCTTCCACGGCACGGCGACGCGCTTCCTGGACTCGATCCGCCGCGAAGGCCTCGTCCCCGGATCCCGCCGCCACGTCCACCTCTCCACCGATGCCGCCACGGCTACATCGGTAGGTTCACGCCACGGCCGCCCCACCGTCCTGCGCATCGACGCCGCGCGCATGCACGCCGCCGGCCACCGCTTCTTCCGATCCGCCAACGGCGTGTGGCTCACGGACGCGGTGCCCGCGGAATACCTGGGTTCCCCCGATGCATCCTGACTGGCTCGCCCTGCTCGAAGAAGACGCCTACGCGATCGTCCCGCACGTGATCGGGCGTGCCGAGGTCGAGCGCCTCCTCCACGCACTGGACGCTGCGGGCGGGGCAGAGGGCGCGCGGCGGCGCGAGAGCGTGTACGCCATCCGCAACCTCTTGGACGCGGTGCCTGAAGTGCGCGCGCTGGCGGAGTCACCGGCCGTACGCGCGCTGGTGGAGCCCGTGCTCGGCGCGAGCGCCTTTCCCGTGCGCGGCATCCTCTTCGACAAAACGCCCGACGCGAACTGGAAGGTGGCGTGGCACCAGGATCTCGCCATCGCCGTGCGCGAAAGGCGCGAGACGCCCGGCTTCGGGCCCTGGTCCGAGAAGGCGGGCGTGACCCACGTGCAGCCGCCCGCCGCCGTGCTGGAGCGGATGCTCACCGTCCGCGTGCACCTGGACGACTGCGGACTGGAGAACGGGCCCGTCCACGTCGTCCCCGGCTCGCATCGGCACGGACGGCTGGATGCGGATGCGACCGCGTGCTGGCGTGAAAGCGCCGCCCCCGTGCCGACCTGCACCGGAGCCGGCGGGGCGCTGCTGATGCGCCCGCTCCTCCTCCACGCATCATCGCCCTCGACCACGCCCGCGCACCGCCGCGTCGTCCACATCGAGTACGCCGTGGACGACCTTCCCGGCGGGCTGGAGTGGCACGACCGGCGCCGCGCCTGACCATCAAAGGACTTACGAGATGAACCGAAACTTCAACACCGTCCTCATCACCGGCGCATCGGCCGGCATCGGCGCGGCGTGTGCGCGCGCGTTTGCACGCGAGGGAGCGCGGCTCGTGCTCGCGGCGCGCCGTACGGAGCGGTTGGAGGCGCTGGCGGAGGAGCTGCGCACCGCACACGGCACCGAGAGCCACCTGATCGCGCTGGACGTGCGCGACGCTCAGGCGGTGGCCTCCGCGCTGGGCGGGCTGCCGGCCGAGTGGGCGGAGGTGGACGTGCTGGTGAACAACGCCGGGCTGGGGCGCGGGATGGAGAAGCTCCAGGAGGGGACGCCCGCGGACTGGGACGAGATGATCGACACCAACGTCAAAGGCCTCCTCTACACCACCCGCGCGCTGGTGCCGGGGATGGTGGAGCGCGGGCGCGGGCACGTGGTCAATCTCGGGTCGGTGGCGGGGCACGAGGTGTATCCCGGAGGCGCCGTCTACTGTGCCACCAAGCACGCGGTGGACGCCATCACCCGCGGGCTGCGAATGGACCTGCTGGGCACGGGCGTACGCGTGAGCACCGTCGATCCCGGGATGGTCGAGACGGAGTTCAGCGTGAACCGCTTCCGCGGCGACGAGGAGCGCGCCCGCCGCGTGTACGCCGGCATGACCCCGCTGACGCCCGACGACATCGCCGACGCCGTCGTCTGGTGCGCGACGCGCCCGC
This genomic stretch from Longimicrobium sp. harbors:
- a CDS encoding competence/damage-inducible protein A, with the protein product MNAALLAIGDEIVAGLTTDTNSGFLAGELRAAGVEPVAGFAVTDDEDAIVRALERALEEAEIVVCTGGLGPTADDLTTACVARLAGVPMVMHEESLAHIEGIFRARGIEMPANNRKQALIPEGATVIPNPTGTAPGIICPVERGGVTRFVACLPGVPREMRRMARETLIPWAAARNPGRRFVSRVFSTFGLAESKLDELLVGVVDPAEARLAFRAAFPRVQARITVSGAPGDDLERRLDALEARVRERLGTHVYAIGDEGMEETVGKLLKERGMTLAVAESCTGGLIGHRITDVPGSSAYFLLGVATYSNDAKECVLGVRADTLREHGAVSTQTAEEMAEGVRRLAGADLGVSTTGIAGPGGGTDEKPVGTVCIAVAWAGGVWSRRYDVGDRGREWVKGMTAQIALDRVRRHLLGQTEETLSAAAGGVRPR
- a CDS encoding phytanoyl-CoA dioxygenase family protein, with product MHPDWLALLEEDAYAIVPHVIGRAEVERLLHALDAAGGAEGARRRESVYAIRNLLDAVPEVRALAESPAVRALVEPVLGASAFPVRGILFDKTPDANWKVAWHQDLAIAVRERRETPGFGPWSEKAGVTHVQPPAAVLERMLTVRVHLDDCGLENGPVHVVPGSHRHGRLDADATACWRESAAPVPTCTGAGGALLMRPLLLHASSPSTTPAHRRVVHIEYAVDDLPGGLEWHDRRRA
- a CDS encoding RNA 2'-phosphotransferase; translated protein: MKTDRSLTRLSKWMSLVLRHEPAKFSVELDEAGWTRVDGLLAAAARAGVPLDDATLRRVVAENDKQRFALSDDGAMIRASQGHSVDVELGLEPVEPPPVLFHGTATRFLDSIRREGLVPGSRRHVHLSTDAATATSVGSRHGRPTVLRIDAARMHAAGHRFFRSANGVWLTDAVPAEYLGSPDAS
- a CDS encoding SDR family oxidoreductase, translated to MNRNFNTVLITGASAGIGAACARAFAREGARLVLAARRTERLEALAEELRTAHGTESHLIALDVRDAQAVASALGGLPAEWAEVDVLVNNAGLGRGMEKLQEGTPADWDEMIDTNVKGLLYTTRALVPGMVERGRGHVVNLGSVAGHEVYPGGAVYCATKHAVDAITRGLRMDLLGTGVRVSTVDPGMVETEFSVNRFRGDEERARRVYAGMTPLTPDDIADAVVWCATRPPHVNIDEIILKPTDQASATLVHRRG
- a CDS encoding SDR family oxidoreductase; this encodes MFRDDLLAEKVVLVTGGGSGLGLSMAKRFASLGARVAITGRSEERLQGAAGEIDPTGERVFGVPCDVRDFAQVEAMVGAVVGKWGGIDVLVNNAAGNFLSATEDLSPNGFHAVVGTVLYGTFHATLAVGRAMIERGKGGSILNIATTYAWTGSAFVVPGAAAKAGVLAMTRSLAVEWATYGIRSNAIAPGPFPTEGAWKALMPTPELEAEARNRIPMKRFGEHEELTNLAAFLVSDASPYINGECVTIDGGEWLASGGEFNGFTRMPREAVKGALRGMRKG